In Hoplias malabaricus isolate fHopMal1 chromosome 6, fHopMal1.hap1, whole genome shotgun sequence, a single window of DNA contains:
- the cacng6a gene encoding calcium channel, voltage-dependent, gamma subunit 6a isoform X1 — protein MWSTFIVQDEENRPTATAGGGAGALAGMMGVRSGGGKRRTRASSPALSESQEGKIKLAFFVATIGITLTVLGVGTEFWVELSPPKTNTNNETCLAAHYGLWKSCSKTLWVTDVDPERASCGPLDLPGESNCTYFKFYTTGENTVLFQKTPAKNLTVTSAMFAIFSLFLMLMGSICIIMAISKGVLFFLKPASVCFTLSGILVFLSLIFFHQSVLSFLASDHSIPLHYELSWSVTCLGCAGALLVVAGALFLLLALPYSPWEKCLPSRNNEI, from the exons ATGTGGTCCACCTTCATTGTACAGGATGAGGAGAACAGGCCAACGGCCACAGCGGGTGGAGGTGCCGGAGCACTGGCAGGGATGATGGGGGTTCGAAGTGGAGGTGGGAAGCGGCGGACTAGAGCATCCTCCCCTGCTCTGAGTGAGAGTCAGGAGGGGAAGATCAAGCTTGCCTTCTTTGTGGCCACAATAGGCATCACACTGACTGTACTAGGAGTGGGCACAGAATTTTGGGTGGAACTTTCACCACCCAAAACAAATACCAACAATGAGACCTGCCTTGCAGCTCACTATGGCCTGTGGAAAAGCTGTAGCAAGACTCTCTGGGTCACTGATGTTGATCCGGAGCGAGCAAGTTGTGGGCCTCTGGATCTGCCTGGAG AATCAAACTGTACCTACTTCAAGTTCTACACCACAGGAGAGAACACTGTTCTGTTTCAGAAAACACCAGCCAAGA ATTTGACTGTAACGTCTGCAATGTTCGCTATCTTCAGCCTTTTCCTAATGTTGATGGGATCTATTTGCATCATCATGGCTATAAGTAAAGGAGTGCTGTTCTTCCTAAAGCCAGCTTCAGTCTGTTTCACATTATCAG GTATCCTCGTCTTCCTGTCACTCATCTTTTTCCACCAGTCAGTTCTTTCATTTCTGGCCAGTGACCACTCCATACCTTTGCACTATGAACTGTCGTGGTCAGTGACATGTTTGGGGTGTGCAGGGGCATTGCTTGTAGTGGCAGGAgctttatttcttcttcttgcTCTTCCTTACAGTCCCTGGGAAAAGTGTCTTCCATCCAGGAACAACGAAATTTAG
- the cacng6a gene encoding calcium channel, voltage-dependent, gamma subunit 6a isoform X2 yields the protein MWSTFIVQDEENRPTATAGGGAGALAGMMGVRSGGGKRRTRASSPALSESQEGKIKLAFFVATIGITLTVLGVGTEFWVELSPPKTNTNNETCLAAHYGLWKSCSKTLWVTDVDPERASCGPLDLPGESNCTYFKFYTTGENTVLFQKTPAKNLTVTSAMFAIFSLFLMLMGSICIIMAISKGVLFFLKPASVCFTLSERGQLRSSGCMQHKPGA from the exons ATGTGGTCCACCTTCATTGTACAGGATGAGGAGAACAGGCCAACGGCCACAGCGGGTGGAGGTGCCGGAGCACTGGCAGGGATGATGGGGGTTCGAAGTGGAGGTGGGAAGCGGCGGACTAGAGCATCCTCCCCTGCTCTGAGTGAGAGTCAGGAGGGGAAGATCAAGCTTGCCTTCTTTGTGGCCACAATAGGCATCACACTGACTGTACTAGGAGTGGGCACAGAATTTTGGGTGGAACTTTCACCACCCAAAACAAATACCAACAATGAGACCTGCCTTGCAGCTCACTATGGCCTGTGGAAAAGCTGTAGCAAGACTCTCTGGGTCACTGATGTTGATCCGGAGCGAGCAAGTTGTGGGCCTCTGGATCTGCCTGGAG AATCAAACTGTACCTACTTCAAGTTCTACACCACAGGAGAGAACACTGTTCTGTTTCAGAAAACACCAGCCAAGA ATTTGACTGTAACGTCTGCAATGTTCGCTATCTTCAGCCTTTTCCTAATGTTGATGGGATCTATTTGCATCATCATGGCTATAAGTAAAGGAGTGCTGTTCTTCCTAAAGCCAGCTTCAGTCTGTTTCACATTATCAG AGCGTGGCCAATTGCGCTCCAGTGGATGTATGCAACACAAACCTGGGGCTTAA
- the cacng8a gene encoding calcium channel, voltage-dependent, gamma subunit 8a isoform X2 translates to MDGKGRHIPPGLKRGVCSQINHFPEDADYDQDAAEYLLRVVRASSIFPILSAILLLLGGVCVASSRFYKSKRHIILGAGILFVVAGLSNIIGVIVYISAALSDISPKKDEDKKWHYSYGWSFYFGGLSFILAEVVGVLAVNIYIERNKELRCRSRTDLFRSTTSAVLRLPSYRFRRRSSRSSSRSTAEPPRSRDQSPSGLAAKNFGPPLAAGPPPFSVATLPNPHTHSGSGGGGGGGGGVGDISMYTLGREGKPPMYGTVDRATLYQLHNYFPTKEGGGGALMTGTLPSLSKSNLAASANAPLNASSSSGPGVQAPTLSAGSTATMERDRGLGTLDRLGKGDSSNTNTLNRRTTPV, encoded by the exons ggTTAAAGAGAGGGGTGTGCTCACAGATTAACCATTTCCCAGAGGATGCTGATTATGATCAGGATGCTGCAGAGTACCTCTTAC GTGTAGTCAGGGCCTCCAGTATATTCCCTATCCTAAGTGCCATTCTTTTGTTGttgggtggagtgtgtgtggcctccagTCGCTTCTATAAGAGCAAGAGACACATTATTCTGGGAGCAGGCATTCTGTTTGTGGTTGCAG gCCTGAGTAACATCATTGGTGTGATCGTGTACATCTCTGCAGCCCTCAGCGACATCTCGCCCAAGAAGGACGAGGACAAGAAGTGGCACTACTCCTATGGTTGGTCCTTCTACTTCGGCGGATTGTCCTTCATCCTAGCCGAGGTGGTGGGTGTCTTGGCTGTCAATATCTACATCGAGCGCAACAAGGAGCTGCGCTGCCGTTCCCGTACTGACCTCTTCCGCAGCACTACCTCGGCGGTGCTGAGACTGCCCAGCTACCGCTTCCGCCGCCGCTCCTCACGTTCCAGCTCCCGCTCCACTGCCGAGCCACCACGCTCCCGGGACCAGTCGCCCTCCGGCCTTGCTGCTAAGAACTTTGGCCCGCCTCTGGCTGCTGGGCCACCACCCTTCTCTGTGGCCACACTACCCAACCCCCACACGCATTCAGGAAGTGGCGGAGGGGGCGGAGGAGGGGGCGGAGTCGGGGACATCTCCATGTACACACTGGGCAGGGAGGGCAAGCCGCCCATGTACGGAACGGTAGACCGTGCCACACTCTACCAGCTGCACAACTACTTCCCAACAAAGGAGGGAGGTGGTGGGGCGCTCATGACCGGGACACTGCCTTCGCTGTCCAAGTCTAACCTGGCAGCGTCAGCTAACGCTCCACTCAATGCCTCATCTTCCTCGGGGCCCGGGGTCCAAGCCCCCACACTGTCAGCCGGTTCCACAGCCACcatggagagagatagagggctGGGGACTCTGGATAGGCTTGGGAAAGGAGATAGCTCCAACACTAACACGCTAAACAGGAGAACAACACCTGTGTGA
- the cacng8a gene encoding calcium channel, voltage-dependent, gamma subunit 8a isoform X1 translates to MDGKGRHIPPAMVWCERGIQVLLTTVGAFAAFALMTVAIGTDYWLYARAFICNSTANSTQDDPHNKDKKDPGALTHSGLWRICCLEGLKRGVCSQINHFPEDADYDQDAAEYLLRVVRASSIFPILSAILLLLGGVCVASSRFYKSKRHIILGAGILFVVAGLSNIIGVIVYISAALSDISPKKDEDKKWHYSYGWSFYFGGLSFILAEVVGVLAVNIYIERNKELRCRSRTDLFRSTTSAVLRLPSYRFRRRSSRSSSRSTAEPPRSRDQSPSGLAAKNFGPPLAAGPPPFSVATLPNPHTHSGSGGGGGGGGGVGDISMYTLGREGKPPMYGTVDRATLYQLHNYFPTKEGGGGALMTGTLPSLSKSNLAASANAPLNASSSSGPGVQAPTLSAGSTATMERDRGLGTLDRLGKGDSSNTNTLNRRTTPV, encoded by the exons CCATGGTGTGGTGTGAGCGGGGGATCCAGGTGCTGCTCACCACAGTCGGGGCCTTTGCTGCTTTTGCCCTGATGACGGTGGCCATCGGCACAGACTACTGGTTGTATGCTCGGGCCTTCATCTGCAACAGCACTGCCAACTCCACTCAGGACGACCCCCACAACAAGGACAAGAAAGACCCTGGAGCCCTCACCCACTCTGGCCTCTGGAGGATCTGCTGCCTagaag ggTTAAAGAGAGGGGTGTGCTCACAGATTAACCATTTCCCAGAGGATGCTGATTATGATCAGGATGCTGCAGAGTACCTCTTAC GTGTAGTCAGGGCCTCCAGTATATTCCCTATCCTAAGTGCCATTCTTTTGTTGttgggtggagtgtgtgtggcctccagTCGCTTCTATAAGAGCAAGAGACACATTATTCTGGGAGCAGGCATTCTGTTTGTGGTTGCAG gCCTGAGTAACATCATTGGTGTGATCGTGTACATCTCTGCAGCCCTCAGCGACATCTCGCCCAAGAAGGACGAGGACAAGAAGTGGCACTACTCCTATGGTTGGTCCTTCTACTTCGGCGGATTGTCCTTCATCCTAGCCGAGGTGGTGGGTGTCTTGGCTGTCAATATCTACATCGAGCGCAACAAGGAGCTGCGCTGCCGTTCCCGTACTGACCTCTTCCGCAGCACTACCTCGGCGGTGCTGAGACTGCCCAGCTACCGCTTCCGCCGCCGCTCCTCACGTTCCAGCTCCCGCTCCACTGCCGAGCCACCACGCTCCCGGGACCAGTCGCCCTCCGGCCTTGCTGCTAAGAACTTTGGCCCGCCTCTGGCTGCTGGGCCACCACCCTTCTCTGTGGCCACACTACCCAACCCCCACACGCATTCAGGAAGTGGCGGAGGGGGCGGAGGAGGGGGCGGAGTCGGGGACATCTCCATGTACACACTGGGCAGGGAGGGCAAGCCGCCCATGTACGGAACGGTAGACCGTGCCACACTCTACCAGCTGCACAACTACTTCCCAACAAAGGAGGGAGGTGGTGGGGCGCTCATGACCGGGACACTGCCTTCGCTGTCCAAGTCTAACCTGGCAGCGTCAGCTAACGCTCCACTCAATGCCTCATCTTCCTCGGGGCCCGGGGTCCAAGCCCCCACACTGTCAGCCGGTTCCACAGCCACcatggagagagatagagggctGGGGACTCTGGATAGGCTTGGGAAAGGAGATAGCTCCAACACTAACACGCTAAACAGGAGAACAACACCTGTGTGA